A region of Nostoc sp. 'Peltigera membranacea cyanobiont' N6 DNA encodes the following proteins:
- a CDS encoding HlyD family efflux transporter periplasmic adaptor subunit, with amino-acid sequence MPNTLNGRVKTQIYEVEESEEVLREQTPVRSTEDWADATKDLLDSLPQVWTRGLLYFLVVFVSIILPWAMLSKVDETGTATGRMEPRGKTVRLDAAVAGTVAEIRVKEGDSVKVGQTLLVLESELAKAELRQAQDKLEGQLNRLSQLNSSKSQLVVSLTTQQQQNQSQELEKQAQIDQARQNMNALRNSYDLQKDEKLAQVNQARQTLEHNQTANRLVNSSLASTEREVERYHSLWQSGVVPEINLVEKQDIAKNKQQLYEQNQSDIQQAKLRLVEQQSSYERTIRQANADIEQAQLRLKEQERSYQTLTRSSKLALLKIDEQQKNLDTEITTLQAEIAQSRSQIVSLKFQLGQRELRATVNGRVFQLPIQRAGSVVQPGTMIAEIAPQGSPLIIRAQMATTESGFLRKGLPVKLKFDAYPFQDYGVIEGNLAQISPTTIDVDTPNGKVAAYDLEIALKQNCLPSANKCIPLHPGDTATAEVIVRQRRIIDFLLDPFKKLQQGGVKL; translated from the coding sequence ATGCCAAACACATTGAATGGAAGAGTTAAAACCCAAATCTATGAGGTAGAAGAGAGCGAAGAAGTTTTAAGGGAGCAAACACCAGTTAGATCAACTGAAGATTGGGCTGACGCAACCAAGGATTTACTTGATAGCTTACCGCAGGTTTGGACAAGGGGACTACTGTATTTTTTGGTGGTATTTGTATCGATCATTTTACCTTGGGCGATGCTATCTAAAGTGGATGAAACAGGTACGGCAACAGGGCGAATGGAGCCAAGGGGAAAGACAGTTAGGCTGGATGCTGCCGTAGCGGGTACTGTTGCCGAAATTCGCGTAAAAGAGGGTGATTCGGTTAAAGTTGGACAAACTTTATTGGTATTGGAATCGGAATTAGCTAAGGCGGAATTGCGACAGGCACAGGATAAATTGGAGGGGCAATTAAATCGACTTTCTCAGTTAAATTCATCTAAAAGTCAGTTAGTTGTATCTTTGACAACTCAACAGCAACAAAACCAATCTCAAGAGTTAGAAAAGCAGGCTCAAATTGACCAAGCGCGACAAAATATGAATGCTCTTAGAAATTCTTATGATTTACAGAAAGACGAAAAATTAGCTCAAGTAAATCAGGCGCGGCAAACTCTTGAGCATAATCAAACAGCAAATAGGTTAGTAAACAGTAGTTTAGCGAGTACCGAGCGAGAAGTTGAACGCTATCACAGTCTTTGGCAGTCAGGGGTTGTTCCAGAAATTAATCTTGTCGAAAAGCAAGATATAGCTAAAAACAAGCAACAGTTATACGAACAAAATCAGTCAGATATTCAGCAAGCTAAACTACGTTTGGTAGAACAACAGAGTAGTTATGAGCGAACTATTCGCCAAGCAAATGCAGATATTGAGCAGGCACAGTTACGACTTAAAGAACAGGAAAGAAGTTATCAGACCTTGACTCGTTCCAGCAAACTGGCTCTGCTAAAAATTGATGAGCAACAGAAGAATTTGGATACAGAAATTACTACGCTTCAGGCAGAAATTGCTCAGAGTAGAAGTCAGATTGTTTCGTTAAAATTTCAGTTAGGACAACGAGAGTTGAGAGCCACCGTGAATGGTAGAGTCTTTCAGTTACCAATACAACGGGCGGGGTCTGTAGTGCAGCCAGGAACAATGATTGCAGAAATTGCACCCCAAGGTTCGCCTTTAATAATTCGGGCGCAAATGGCGACAACTGAGAGTGGTTTTTTGCGAAAAGGATTGCCAGTAAAGTTAAAATTTGATGCTTATCCCTTTCAGGATTACGGAGTAATAGAAGGCAATTTAGCGCAGATTTCTCCTACTACGATAGACGTGGATACACCTAATGGAAAGGTAGCAGCTTATGACTTAGAAATTGCTCTCAAACAAAATTGTCTTCCCTCAGCTAATAAGTGTATTCCTTTGCATCCTGGGGATACGGCAACAGCTGAGGTAATTGTCCGTCAGCGTCGGATTATTGATTTTCTGCTAGACCCGTTTAAGAAGTTGCAGCAGGGTGGGGTGAAATTGTAG
- a CDS encoding peptidase domain-containing ABC transporter → MAQDISAQLVSLEQFNKTLGYSLSTEEFQHCLQQVKFINPKVGKFWQATDGQAGIYIAIAGKVRLLDNADELIATLETGDSFGEFTLFKEDDFRAYAARASVNLQLCFVPGEILWPLMAKYPQIREHLWAKALSRNPPQLDSDNPSVLPSDSKRLHETKILSTPAVEPRQKKINKAYFPNSTQRVGHLLQRVIRRYPFFAQQSGSDCGAACLVMVSRYWGKNFSVNRLRDIANVDRNGSSLRGLSSAAESIGFATRPVKASLDQLAKQKLPAIAHWEGKHYIVVYEITPKYVIVADPAIGQRSLSHQDFKANWTGYTLLLQPTAWLKDAKETTTPFWQFFELMKPHSLVMLEVFIASVFIQIFGLVTPLFTQLILDRVVVQRSELTLTAVGLGLLIFSLFRVAMTGLRQYLLDHTANKIDLALIVGFIRHTLRLPLSYFESRYVGDIISRVQENRKIQRFLSGEALSILLDLVTVFIYLGLMFWYSWKMALLVLVIVPPFFLLALIATPFLQKISREIFNAVAKESSYLIEALSGVRTVKSTAVEQTVRWHWEELLSKEVKANFSGQIISNRLQIFSNTIEALVTTLLLWFGAYQVIHNELTIGQLVAFNMLLGNIITPFQRLTVLWNQLQEVVIAVERINDVLDAEPEEDLQHQARQSLPPIQGNIRFDNVTFRYHPESDINVLENLSFEIQSGQMVALVGRSGSGKTTISKLVLGLYPPTDGKVLIDGHDITSLSLRSLREQVGVVDQDTFLFGGTIRENISLAHPGATLVEIIETARLAGADEFIKKLPMGYESQIGEGGGMLSGGQRQRIAIAKALLGNPKLLVLDEATSHLDAESERIIQTNLNTILKDRTTLVIAHRLSTVRNADLILVLDRGVLIESGTHQELMAKRGHYFYLNHQQLGVAG, encoded by the coding sequence ATGGCGCAAGATATATCTGCTCAGTTAGTTTCTCTCGAACAGTTCAACAAAACTCTGGGGTATTCTCTTTCAACAGAGGAATTTCAACACTGTCTTCAACAAGTTAAATTTATCAACCCAAAAGTCGGCAAATTCTGGCAAGCAACTGATGGTCAAGCTGGTATATATATTGCGATTGCTGGCAAAGTCAGGTTACTAGATAACGCCGATGAGTTAATCGCCACTTTAGAGACGGGAGACTCATTTGGGGAATTTACCTTGTTTAAGGAGGATGACTTCAGAGCTTATGCAGCAAGGGCTTCAGTCAATTTGCAACTATGCTTTGTTCCGGGTGAAATATTGTGGCCCCTAATGGCTAAATATCCCCAAATTCGGGAGCATTTATGGGCTAAAGCCCTATCCCGTAATCCGCCACAACTGGACTCAGATAACCCCTCAGTACTGCCATCGGACTCCAAACGGCTGCACGAAACAAAGATTTTGTCAACGCCAGCAGTAGAGCCACGCCAAAAAAAGATTAACAAAGCCTACTTTCCCAACTCCACGCAGCGAGTCGGGCATTTATTGCAACGTGTAATTCGGCGCTATCCGTTTTTTGCCCAACAAAGTGGATCGGATTGCGGTGCAGCTTGTTTAGTGATGGTGTCTCGCTATTGGGGGAAAAACTTTAGTGTAAATCGCTTGCGGGATATCGCCAATGTTGACCGCAATGGCTCATCGTTGCGGGGGTTATCGTCGGCGGCAGAAAGTATTGGATTTGCGACGCGACCGGTGAAAGCGAGTCTTGACCAATTGGCCAAGCAAAAATTGCCTGCGATCGCTCACTGGGAAGGCAAACATTACATTGTCGTCTACGAAATTACCCCCAAATACGTCATTGTGGCCGACCCCGCCATTGGGCAACGCAGCCTCAGCCACCAAGATTTTAAAGCCAACTGGACTGGCTATACACTGCTGCTGCAACCCACAGCTTGGTTAAAGGATGCTAAAGAAACTACAACTCCCTTTTGGCAATTCTTTGAATTGATGAAGCCTCACTCTTTAGTGATGCTAGAAGTATTTATTGCCTCGGTATTTATCCAGATATTTGGACTTGTTACCCCCTTATTTACCCAACTAATTTTAGACCGCGTAGTAGTACAACGTTCTGAACTAACCTTAACAGCAGTGGGGTTAGGGTTGCTGATTTTTAGTTTATTCCGTGTAGCGATGACAGGGTTGCGGCAATATTTGTTAGACCACACGGCCAATAAGATCGATTTAGCACTAATTGTCGGATTTATTCGCCATACCCTGCGGCTACCCTTGAGTTACTTTGAGTCCCGTTATGTGGGGGATATTATCTCTCGTGTACAGGAAAACCGCAAAATCCAACGCTTCTTATCTGGTGAGGCATTGTCCATCCTACTAGATTTAGTCACTGTCTTTATCTATTTAGGATTGATGTTTTGGTATAGCTGGAAAATGGCATTGTTGGTATTGGTGATTGTACCGCCTTTCTTTTTATTAGCATTGATTGCCACACCTTTTTTACAAAAGATTTCTAGGGAAATCTTTAATGCTGTTGCTAAGGAAAGTAGCTATCTGATTGAAGCCCTTTCTGGTGTGCGAACAGTTAAATCCACAGCCGTGGAACAGACAGTGCGTTGGCACTGGGAAGAGTTATTAAGTAAAGAAGTAAAAGCTAACTTTTCTGGGCAAATTATCAGCAATCGCTTACAAATATTCAGCAACACAATTGAAGCACTGGTAACTACCCTTTTGCTGTGGTTTGGGGCGTACCAAGTTATTCACAATGAGCTAACTATTGGGCAATTGGTGGCATTTAATATGTTGTTGGGAAATATTATTACACCCTTCCAACGATTAACAGTTTTATGGAATCAATTGCAAGAAGTCGTGATTGCAGTGGAACGCATTAATGATGTGTTGGATGCGGAACCAGAAGAGGATTTGCAGCATCAGGCGCGGCAATCTTTACCACCAATTCAAGGTAATATTCGCTTTGACAACGTGACATTTCGCTATCACCCCGAAAGTGATATCAACGTTTTGGAAAATCTCAGTTTTGAAATACAGAGTGGGCAAATGGTTGCCCTAGTGGGGCGGAGTGGTTCGGGGAAAACCACGATTTCTAAGCTAGTTTTGGGGTTATATCCCCCCACCGATGGCAAGGTATTGATTGATGGGCATGATATTACCAGTCTTTCGTTGCGTTCTCTCCGCGAACAGGTTGGGGTAGTTGACCAAGATACTTTTTTGTTTGGCGGAACGATTCGGGAAAATATTAGCTTGGCACATCCTGGGGCAACTTTGGTAGAAATTATTGAAACGGCGCGATTAGCGGGTGCTGATGAGTTTATTAAAAAATTACCTATGGGTTATGAAAGCCAGATTGGTGAAGGAGGGGGGATGTTGTCTGGAGGACAGCGACAAAGAATTGCGATCGCAAAGGCGTTGTTAGGCAATCCCAAACTCTTGGTTTTGGATGAAGCGACTTCCCATTTAGATGCAGAGTCAGAAAGGATTATTCAGACAAATTTAAACACAATCCTTAAGGACAGAACCACCTTAGTAATCGCCCATCGCCTTTCAACTGTGCGGAATGCAGATTTGATTTTAGTGCTAGATCGCGGCGTGTTGATTGAGAGTGGGACTCACCAAGAGTTGATGGCAAAGCGGGGACATTATTTTTATCTCAATCATCAGCAGTTGGGTGTTGCAGGTTGA
- a CDS encoding helix-turn-helix domain-containing protein has translation MFDCQAKPETNYLSASSGKYLTPFQRKLLLQSLHKNLLESYRQRIEIMLLADEGKTQTEICQTLGCCAATARHWTHIARTGMGHQWQDCPIGRPKAVNDQYLERLKELLNTCPRDHGYGFRRWTANWLAKHLAKELGIEVSDRHIKRLLKQMGLSTRPKPSNSEVNSIEQAKGSKILIADLKSAAIPDNSEFLPLNFAKIGKDSDIYGARYICSVSFSRTVQQNSGVFSFNRGISTLSSTS, from the coding sequence ATGTTCGATTGCCAAGCAAAACCTGAAACCAACTACTTAAGTGCATCTAGTGGTAAGTATTTAACACCATTTCAGAGGAAGCTGCTACTACAAAGTTTGCACAAAAATCTACTTGAATCCTATCGGCAACGAATTGAAATCATGTTGTTGGCAGATGAGGGGAAAACTCAAACAGAGATTTGTCAAACCTTGGGATGTTGTGCAGCAACAGCAAGACATTGGACACACATAGCCCGAACTGGGATGGGACACCAATGGCAAGATTGCCCCATTGGTCGCCCGAAGGCAGTAAATGACCAGTATTTAGAACGTTTGAAAGAACTGCTTAATACTTGTCCTCGCGATCATGGCTATGGTTTTCGTCGGTGGACAGCAAACTGGCTTGCGAAACATCTGGCGAAAGAATTGGGAATTGAGGTGAGCGATCGCCATATCAAGCGACTGCTCAAACAGATGGGATTATCCACACGACCCAAACCCAGTAATTCAGAAGTAAACAGCATTGAGCAGGCTAAAGGTTCCAAAATATTGATTGCTGACCTCAAATCGGCAGCTATTCCAGATAATTCTGAATTTTTACCTCTGAATTTTGCAAAAATAGGAAAAGATTCTGACATTTATGGCGCAAGATATATCTGCTCAGTTAGTTTCTCTCGAACAGTTCAACAAAACTCTGGGGTATTCTCTTTCAACAGAGGAATTTCAACACTGTCTTCAACAAGTTAA
- a CDS encoding two-partner secretion domain-containing protein, with amino-acid sequence MRAMSTTGYAYAFLSTLTIGFLSSALVLPAIAQVTSDGTTNTIVNQSGNNFNILNGIDKGNNLFHSFSNFSVPTGAWARFDLINTPNITTIFSRVTGGNVSNIDGLIQTLNTNNPVSLFLMNPAGIIFGKNAQLNIGGSFISTTANSIKFADGIEFSAINSQATPLLSINIPLGLQMGSNPASITVQGTGHSLSNPSGLPLVTQNPSPTELRVQPGKTLALVGGNLDLNGATLTAKQGQVELGSVSGTGLVSLIPTAQGYALGYENGQKFGDIQLAERSLLDISGVNAGSVQIRGRHIQFTDGSLVVARNFGNLPGGDIRLQATEAIDLIGTTADTTIRSGVRTEAVGVGASGNISVITPRLILNQGAGLNSITFGAAPSGNIDIEATAIELSGFSPINPINVTNLSTYNFGSGNAGDISVNANSLLVSNGVTLASATFGSGSSGKVTIRTNHTTVMGESPSGLYSNISSLTFATGNAKTLTLDTAKLQILDGGAVAATTFFTGNGGDLSINATESIEISGRSQSNNSSINSSSVRLTPQFRQFFSLPDILTANAGNVSIITPNLTLTDGGTVSVTSQGSGNGGSIKITANTIRLDRIGSIQAQTESGNGGNINLQVGKLLVLRDNSAIAATAGGNGNGGNININAPIIAGLENSDIIANAVQGKGGNINITTQGIIGLKFRSQLTPENDITASSQFGVNGTVDINNIGIDPNSGLVELPANVTDPSQQIATGCAGSEGSSFVATGRGGIPQNPTQQIGSERTWSDIRDISAYRKTGGVTAQIPESPEVLVEATSWHRNELGKIELVADKSPPGVQQPLTCAAVTKIK; translated from the coding sequence ATGAGAGCGATGTCTACGACGGGCTACGCCTACGCTTTTCTATCTACACTCACAATCGGGTTCTTAAGTTCCGCTCTGGTACTACCAGCTATCGCTCAAGTGACATCCGATGGCACAACCAACACCATCGTCAACCAAAGTGGTAATAATTTTAATATTCTTAACGGGATTGATAAAGGGAATAATTTATTTCATAGTTTCAGTAATTTCTCTGTGCCTACGGGTGCTTGGGCGAGATTCGATTTAATTAACACGCCAAATATTACAACCATATTTAGTCGGGTTACAGGTGGGAATGTTTCCAATATTGATGGGTTAATTCAAACTCTCAACACTAATAATCCGGTAAGTTTGTTTTTAATGAATCCTGCGGGGATTATATTTGGCAAAAATGCTCAATTGAATATTGGCGGATCGTTTATCAGCACAACTGCTAACAGTATTAAATTTGCCGATGGTATTGAGTTTAGCGCGATTAATTCCCAAGCTACCCCACTGTTGAGCATCAATATTCCCCTTGGATTGCAAATGGGTAGCAATCCCGCATCAATCACCGTTCAAGGCACAGGACACTCCTTGAGCAATCCCAGTGGATTGCCTCTTGTCACTCAAAATCCGAGTCCTACAGAACTGCGGGTACAGCCGGGAAAAACCCTAGCTTTGGTGGGTGGCAATCTGGATCTAAATGGGGCAACTCTGACCGCCAAGCAAGGGCAAGTAGAATTAGGCAGTGTGAGTGGTACAGGGTTAGTTAGTTTGATCCCAACTGCACAGGGCTATGCTTTGGGATATGAAAATGGGCAAAAGTTTGGTGATATTCAGCTAGCAGAGCGATCGCTATTAGATATAAGCGGGGTGAATGCAGGTTCCGTTCAAATTCGGGGGCGACACATTCAATTTACCGATGGCTCTCTGGTGGTAGCGCGAAATTTCGGCAATCTCCCAGGCGGCGACATTCGCCTTCAGGCTACGGAGGCCATTGATCTGATTGGCACAACAGCTGATACCACAATTCGGAGTGGGGTGCGTACTGAAGCTGTGGGTGTCGGAGCTAGTGGGAACATCAGCGTCATTACTCCCAGGCTGATTCTCAATCAGGGAGCGGGGTTGAATAGCATAACGTTTGGAGCAGCTCCCAGTGGCAATATCGACATTGAGGCAACAGCGATTGAACTGTCTGGCTTCTCACCAATCAATCCAATTAACGTTACTAACCTTTCTACTTATAACTTTGGTTCTGGAAACGCTGGCGATATCTCCGTCAATGCCAATAGTTTACTGGTGTCAAATGGTGTCACACTGGCTTCAGCTACCTTTGGCAGTGGCTCCAGTGGAAAAGTGACGATTCGCACCAATCACACCACTGTCATGGGAGAAAGCCCCTCTGGACTATATAGCAACATTAGCTCACTCACTTTTGCGACCGGAAACGCCAAAACTTTGACCCTAGATACCGCCAAATTGCAAATTCTGGATGGGGGAGCAGTTGCCGCCACCACATTTTTTACCGGTAATGGGGGAGATTTGAGCATTAATGCGACGGAATCCATCGAGATCAGTGGTCGCAGTCAGAGCAATAACAGCAGTATCAACTCGTCTAGCGTCCGCTTGACTCCGCAATTCCGTCAATTCTTTAGTTTGCCAGATATACTGACGGCAAATGCAGGTAATGTTAGCATTATTACACCCAACTTGACGCTGACAGATGGCGGGACAGTTAGTGTCACCAGTCAAGGTAGCGGCAATGGTGGCAGTATCAAGATCACAGCCAATACGATCCGATTAGACCGTATTGGAAGCATCCAGGCACAAACAGAATCAGGTAATGGAGGTAATATCAACTTACAAGTTGGGAAGTTGTTGGTGCTGCGTGACAATAGCGCGATCGCAGCAACAGCAGGCGGTAATGGTAATGGAGGTAATATAAATATTAATGCACCGATCATCGCCGGATTAGAAAACAGTGACATTATTGCCAATGCAGTTCAAGGAAAGGGTGGCAACATTAACATTACAACTCAGGGGATTATCGGACTAAAGTTCCGTTCCCAACTCACTCCAGAAAATGATATCACTGCGAGTTCGCAATTTGGGGTTAACGGTACAGTTGATATTAATAATATTGGTATCGATCCAAATTCCGGCTTAGTCGAACTACCAGCAAATGTCACCGACCCATCGCAGCAAATTGCTACAGGCTGCGCGGGTAGTGAAGGCAGCAGTTTTGTCGCCACGGGACGGGGTGGAATCCCGCAAAATCCCACACAGCAAATTGGGAGCGAGCGCACTTGGTCTGATATCCGCGATATCTCTGCATACCGCAAAACCGGGGGAGTCACGGCACAAATACCCGAATCCCCAGAGGTTCTTGTCGAAGCTACTTCTTGGCATCGCAACGAATTAGGCAAAATCGAGTTAGTTGCAGATAAATCTCCTCCTGGTGTGCAGCAACCATTAACCTGTGCGGCTGTGACCAAAATTAAATGA